Proteins encoded by one window of Kitasatospora sp. HUAS MG31:
- a CDS encoding acyl-CoA desaturase encodes MAISGQATRRTTSTYAATPTDRAAPASSYDGASPFPRDTGVAYERTPDWQLALTAVVVAFPFIALLLAGWLLWGSLIGPTDVLLAVALYTVTGLGVTVGFHRGLTHHSFTPARPMKIAMAIAGSMSFQGDVIGWVATHRRHHAFTDRPGDPHSPFRFGTSLAGELRGLVHAHVGWMFTADVTPPGRYAPDLLADPDLRAISRAFPWLCLLSLAIPVGVGWAIGGTWHAALTALLWAGLVRVALLQHVTWSVNSLCHMIGQRPFRTRRHDRATNLWPLALLSFGESWHNLHHAEPTCARHGVDRHQIDPSAAVIRLAEHLGWVHDVHWPVPDRIETRRRP; translated from the coding sequence ATGGCCATCTCGGGGCAAGCCACCAGACGAACGACCTCGACGTATGCGGCGACGCCCACGGACCGCGCCGCTCCCGCGTCCTCCTACGACGGGGCCTCGCCGTTCCCGCGTGACACCGGTGTCGCTTACGAGCGCACGCCGGACTGGCAGCTGGCGCTTACGGCCGTGGTCGTGGCGTTCCCCTTCATCGCGCTCCTGCTCGCCGGGTGGCTGCTGTGGGGAAGCCTGATCGGCCCGACCGACGTGCTCCTCGCCGTCGCCCTCTACACGGTCACGGGCCTGGGCGTGACGGTGGGATTCCATCGCGGCCTCACCCACCACAGTTTCACCCCCGCCCGTCCGATGAAGATCGCGATGGCGATCGCCGGGTCGATGAGCTTCCAGGGCGATGTGATCGGCTGGGTCGCCACCCACCGCCGCCACCACGCCTTCACCGACCGCCCCGGCGACCCGCACTCCCCGTTCCGCTTCGGCACCAGTCTCGCCGGCGAACTCCGCGGCCTGGTACACGCCCACGTCGGCTGGATGTTCACCGCAGACGTGACCCCGCCGGGCCGCTACGCACCCGACCTGCTGGCCGACCCGGACCTGCGGGCCATCTCACGGGCCTTTCCCTGGCTGTGCCTGCTCTCTCTCGCCATTCCCGTTGGCGTGGGCTGGGCGATCGGCGGCACCTGGCACGCCGCACTGACCGCCCTGCTCTGGGCCGGACTCGTCCGCGTCGCCCTGCTGCAGCACGTGACGTGGAGCGTCAACTCCCTCTGCCACATGATTGGCCAGCGCCCCTTCCGCACCCGCCGTCATGACCGGGCGACCAACCTGTGGCCGCTCGCCCTGCTCTCCTTCGGCGAGAGCTGGCACAACCTGCACCACGCCGAACCCACCTGCGCCCGCCACGGCGTCGACCGTCACCAGATCGACCCCTCCGCGGCCGTCATCCGACTCGCCGAGCACCTCGGATGGGTGCACGACGTGCACTGGCCCGTCC